The Mytilus galloprovincialis chromosome 4, xbMytGall1.hap1.1, whole genome shotgun sequence genome contains a region encoding:
- the LOC143071154 gene encoding uncharacterized protein LOC143071154, translated as MVMSFLAKQATLTKTCSTLFGLSVRHCSKVPVKRTKLAPLLTLREVDQGSFTQNSAKFIPKHKPLVIVFEWLYANQNALNKYCELYHDIGLDVLTVRGKLVHFLWPPRGEIFARTLLNYLLNERPRDEQIFIHAFSVGAYNYTICETLALESYTQFGSFRDKVIGQVFDSIVIGTYENMSTGIAAALHDSGVLTKPIIAIMDAYYKTTNKKTKEVYDKLVQNFKEDPVVVPTLMYFSHNDPMCHVPTMTEMVSDWNNKFPQFDVTVKSWEESIHAAHLKFHKEEYLVSWWELINKVIQNKQGIKH; from the coding sequence ATGGTCATGTCCTTCTTGGCAAAGCAAGCAACGTTGACAAAAACATGTTCTACTTTGTTTGGTCTTAGTGTTAGACATTGCTCTAAGGTTCCAGTTAAAAGAACAAAACTCGCTCCACTGCTGACTCTTAGAGAAGTCGACCAAGGAAGTTTTACTCAGAATTCTGCGAAGTTCATACCTAAACATAAACCTCTCGTTATAGTTTTCGAATGGTTGTATGCAAATCAGAATgctttaaataaatattgtgaACTTTATCACGATATTGGACTTGATGTGTTAACAGTGCGTGGAAAGCTAGTTCATTTTCTATGGCCACCCAGAGGAGAGATATTTGCGAGGACACTACTTAACTATCTTTTAAATGAAAGGCCACGAGACGAACAGATATTTATTCATGCATTTTCAGTAGGAGCTTACAATTATACTATATGTGAAACTCTAGCACTAGAAAGTTATACACAATTCGGATCCTTTAGAGATAAGGTCATAGGTCAAGTTTTTGATAGCATTGTCATCGGCACCTATGAAAATATGTCTACGGGAATAGCTGCTGCCCTTCATGACAGTGGCGTTCTGACAAAACCAATAATTGCGATAATGGATGCTTATTACAAAACTACTAATAAAAAGACTAAAGAAGTTTACGACaaactggttcaaaattttaAAGAAGATCCAGTGGTTGTACCAACACTGATGTACTTCTCTCACAATGACCCTATGTGTCACGTGCCGACTATGACGGAGATGGTATCAGACTGGAATAATAAGTTTCCACAGTTCGATGTGACGGTCAAGTCGTGGGAGGAATCTATACATGCAGCTCATCTGAAGTTTCACAAAGAGGAATATCTCGTTAGTTGGTGGGAACTTATAAACAaggttattcaaaataaacaaggAATTAAACACTGA
- the LOC143071155 gene encoding large ribosomal subunit protein eL36-like isoform X2 gives MAVRYQMAIGLNKGHKVTKVDSNPRKAKPSYRKGRATKHAKFVRDLVREIAGFAPYEKRMQELLRISKDKRALKFAKRRLGTHFRGKKKREEMQSVLQKMRKAQQHK, from the exons ATGGCTGTTCGATACCAGATGGCCATTGGCCTTAACAAAGGCCATAAAGTAACAAAAGTTGACAGCAACCCAAGAAAGGCTAAACCTTCATACAGAAAAGGT agAGCCACAAAGCATGCCAAATTTGTAAGAGATTTAGTCAGAGAAATTGCTGGTTTTGCCCCATATGAAAAAAGAATGCAGGAATTGTTGAGAATTTCAAAAGATAAAAGGGCATTGAAATTCGCAAAAAGGAGG TTAGGAACTCACTTCAGAGGAAAGAAGAAGAGGGAAGAAATGCAATCAGTCTTACAGAAGATGAGGAAAGCTCAACAACATAAATAA
- the LOC143071155 gene encoding large ribosomal subunit protein eL36-like isoform X1 → MPLPDGTFSVTLGLITTVFTLNFYRYKSCGLVVLKFYKFPQYTITEMAVRYQMAIGLNKGHKVTKVDSNPRKAKPSYRKGRATKHAKFVRDLVREIAGFAPYEKRMQELLRISKDKRALKFAKRRLGTHFRGKKKREEMQSVLQKMRKAQQHK, encoded by the exons ATGCCATTACCAGATGGAACATTTAGTGTCACCCTTGGCTTAATCACTACAGTCTTCACACTTAACTTTTACAGGTACAAGTCATGTGGACTTGtggttttaaaattttacaagttCCCACAATACACTATCACAG AAATGGCTGTTCGATACCAGATGGCCATTGGCCTTAACAAAGGCCATAAAGTAACAAAAGTTGACAGCAACCCAAGAAAGGCTAAACCTTCATACAGAAAAGGT agAGCCACAAAGCATGCCAAATTTGTAAGAGATTTAGTCAGAGAAATTGCTGGTTTTGCCCCATATGAAAAAAGAATGCAGGAATTGTTGAGAATTTCAAAAGATAAAAGGGCATTGAAATTCGCAAAAAGGAGG TTAGGAACTCACTTCAGAGGAAAGAAGAAGAGGGAAGAAATGCAATCAGTCTTACAGAAGATGAGGAAAGCTCAACAACATAAATAA